In one Gossypium hirsutum isolate 1008001.06 chromosome D09, Gossypium_hirsutum_v2.1, whole genome shotgun sequence genomic region, the following are encoded:
- the LOC121220848 gene encoding lysosomal Pro-X carboxypeptidase isoform X1 yields MNYSPKFPVQWVQFMVMILSITSTGIAAGRTDIPRLSPTRGIIMEDPDLFSSAAVSDDLQPFYYRQTLDHFNYQPQSYATFQQRYVMNFKYWGGANNNAPILAYLGAESPLDGDLTVIGFLNDSAVSFNALLVYIEHRYYGKSIPFGSRDEAFKNASTLGYFNSAQAIADYAEIIMHIKNEHRAFYSPVIVVGGSYGGMLASWLRLKYPHVALGALASSAPILYFDNITPSGAYYSVVTKDFREASESCYQTIRNSWSVIDKIASQPNGLSTLSMIFNTCKPLTKSSELKIALKNMYALAAQYNSPPRYPVTVICRGIDGANETQDILSKIFAGVVAYGNLSCYINQQTNESETTEGWRWQRCSEMVIPKGIGNGTMFQPAPFNLTSFIQHCKTIFGVLPRPHWVTSYYGGHDIKLILQRFGSNIIFSNGLRDPYSGGGVLENISESILAVKTVNGSHCLDIHAQTASDPEWLVKQRQTEVKIIRGWIAQYYADLKDILFKQ; encoded by the exons ATGAACTATTCTCCTAAATTTCCAGTCCAATGGGTTCAATTCATGGTTATGATTCTTTCAATTACGTCGACTGGCATTGCTGCCGGCCGGACAGACATTCCGAGGCTTAGTCCGACGAGAGGAATAATCATGGAAGACCCTGACCTTTTCTCTTCGGCAGCAGTTTCAGATGATCTTCAACCTTTCTATTACCGTCAAACACTTGATCACTTCAACTACCAACCTCAAAGCTACGCCACTTTCCAACAAAGATACGTCATGAATTTCAAATATTGGGGCGGAGCAAACAACAATGCGCCAATTTTAGCCTATCTCGGAGCGGAGTCGCCTCTCGACGGCGATCTTACCGTAATCGGTTTTCTCAATGATAGTGCCGTCAGCTTCAATGCTCTCCTCGTCTACATTGAG CATCGATACTATGGGAAATCAATACCATTTGGATCAAGAGACGAAGCCTTTAAAAATGCAAGCACTTTGGGGTATTTCAACTCTGCACAAGCTATAGCTGACTATGCAGAAATCATCATGCATATCAAGAACGAACATCGTGCTTTTTATTCTCCGGTCATCGTTGTTGGAGGATCCTATGGAGGAA TGCTTGCTTCATGGTTACGTTTAAAGTATCCTCATGTTGCTTTGGGAGCTTTGGCCTCATCAGCTCCAATTCTTTACTTCGACAACATTACACCAAGTGGAGCTTACTATTCAGTCGTCACCAAGGATTTTAGG GAAGCGAGTGAGAGCTGCTACCAAACCATACGGAATTCGTGGTCTGTAATCGACAAAATTGCTTCCCAACCCAATGGTCTTTCAACCCTCAGCATGATATTCAACACTTGCAA ACCTCTGACCAAATCTTCAGAGCTAAAAATCGCATTGAAGAATATGTATGCCTTAGCAGCACAATATAATAGCCCCCCACGATATCCAGTAACGGTGATATGTAGAGGAATCGATGGAGCAAATGAAACGCAAGATATTCTTAGTAAGATTTTTGCAGGCGTTGTTGCTTATGGGAATCTTTCTTGCTATATTAATCAACAAACCAATGAATCCGAAACAACTGAAGGATGGAGATGGCAG agaTGCAGTGAAATGGTGATACCCAAAGGCATCGGGAACGGGACGATGTTCCAACCTGCTCCGTTTAACCTAACCAGCTTTATACAACATTGCAAGACAATCTTTGGTGTTCTTCCTCGCCCTCATTGGGTCACTTCTTACTACGGTGGCCAT GATATAAAACTTATTCTCCAGAGATTTGGTAGCAACATCATATTTTCAAATGGTTTGCGAGATCCTTACAGTGGGGGCGG GGTTCTGGAAAATATTTCAGAAAGTATTCTTGCTGTAAAAACTGTAAatg GATCTCATTGCTTGGATATACATGCACAAACTGCAAGCGATCCAGAATGGCTGGTGAAGCAACGACAAACAGAGGTGAAGATCATCAGAGGATGGATAGCTCAGTACTATGCTGATCTCAAAGACATTCTATTTAAACAATAG
- the LOC121220848 gene encoding lysosomal Pro-X carboxypeptidase isoform X2, whose translation MNYSPKFPVQWVQFMVMILSITSTGIAAGRTDIPRLSPTRGIIMEDPDLFSSAAVSDDLQPFYYRQTLDHFNYQPQSYATFQQRYVMNFKYWGGANNNAPILAYLGAESPLDGDLTVIGFLNDSAVSFNALLVYIEHRYYGKSIPFGSRDEAFKNASTLGYFNSAQAIADYAEIIMHIKNEHRAFYSPVIVVGGSYGGMLASWLRLKYPHVALGALASSAPILYFDNITPSGAYYSVVTKDFREASESCYQTIRNSWSVIDKIASQPNGLSTLSMIFNTCKPLTKSSELKIALKNMYALAAQYNSPPRYPVTVICRGIDGANETQDILSKIFAGVVAYGNLSCYINQQTNESETTEGWRWQRCSEMVIPKGIGNGTMFQPAPFNLTSFIQHCKTIFGVLPRPHWVTSYYGYKTYSPEIW comes from the exons ATGAACTATTCTCCTAAATTTCCAGTCCAATGGGTTCAATTCATGGTTATGATTCTTTCAATTACGTCGACTGGCATTGCTGCCGGCCGGACAGACATTCCGAGGCTTAGTCCGACGAGAGGAATAATCATGGAAGACCCTGACCTTTTCTCTTCGGCAGCAGTTTCAGATGATCTTCAACCTTTCTATTACCGTCAAACACTTGATCACTTCAACTACCAACCTCAAAGCTACGCCACTTTCCAACAAAGATACGTCATGAATTTCAAATATTGGGGCGGAGCAAACAACAATGCGCCAATTTTAGCCTATCTCGGAGCGGAGTCGCCTCTCGACGGCGATCTTACCGTAATCGGTTTTCTCAATGATAGTGCCGTCAGCTTCAATGCTCTCCTCGTCTACATTGAG CATCGATACTATGGGAAATCAATACCATTTGGATCAAGAGACGAAGCCTTTAAAAATGCAAGCACTTTGGGGTATTTCAACTCTGCACAAGCTATAGCTGACTATGCAGAAATCATCATGCATATCAAGAACGAACATCGTGCTTTTTATTCTCCGGTCATCGTTGTTGGAGGATCCTATGGAGGAA TGCTTGCTTCATGGTTACGTTTAAAGTATCCTCATGTTGCTTTGGGAGCTTTGGCCTCATCAGCTCCAATTCTTTACTTCGACAACATTACACCAAGTGGAGCTTACTATTCAGTCGTCACCAAGGATTTTAGG GAAGCGAGTGAGAGCTGCTACCAAACCATACGGAATTCGTGGTCTGTAATCGACAAAATTGCTTCCCAACCCAATGGTCTTTCAACCCTCAGCATGATATTCAACACTTGCAA ACCTCTGACCAAATCTTCAGAGCTAAAAATCGCATTGAAGAATATGTATGCCTTAGCAGCACAATATAATAGCCCCCCACGATATCCAGTAACGGTGATATGTAGAGGAATCGATGGAGCAAATGAAACGCAAGATATTCTTAGTAAGATTTTTGCAGGCGTTGTTGCTTATGGGAATCTTTCTTGCTATATTAATCAACAAACCAATGAATCCGAAACAACTGAAGGATGGAGATGGCAG agaTGCAGTGAAATGGTGATACCCAAAGGCATCGGGAACGGGACGATGTTCCAACCTGCTCCGTTTAACCTAACCAGCTTTATACAACATTGCAAGACAATCTTTGGTGTTCTTCCTCGCCCTCATTGGGTCACTTCTTACTACG GATATAAAACTTATTCTCCAGAGATTTGGTAG